The DNA region GGCCTTCCGCCTCTGTGTCCGAGCCTGACGCCCAGGCGGAACCGCACCCACGCTTACGTCTGCCACCACTAATTCTTCTTGGAACGCAGCACCGCGAGCCAACACTCCACCGGCTCTGTCAATGATCACGCTGCCCCCATCGAACACCAACTCATCCTGACCACCGACCATGTTTGTATACGTGACAATCACACTATTTTCTCGCGCGCGAGCTGCCAAGAACTGCTCTCTCGAGCGGTTTTTGCCACGATGAAAGGGCGAGGCATTGATGTTGACGATGACTTCCGCCCCCCCCTCAGCTTGCCTGCGGATGAGCCCGTTTGAACGCTCAAGATCTTCACAGAGAGTCAGCCCGATCAGCGCCCCATGGACACGGAGTAACGGGAGTCGTTGTCCTGGCTGGAAGTATCGACTTTCGTCGAAGATCCCTTGGTTCACCAGAGACTGTTTGTGATAGCTCCCAAGCAACCTACGATCAGCAATCAACGCTGCAGCATTATAGAGCACAGGACCACCTGCTCCGCTGCTCGATGACCTTGAATTGCGCTTCACATCTTGCCCCACATAGCCCACGATGGCCACCAGCCCACGACAGGCCGGAATGATCTCTTGCAAGGCCCGTCTATTCTCGCTCACAAACCATGGTTTTAGTAGAAGATCTTCCGGGTGACATCCCGTAATCGCCAGTTCAGGAAATACCACAAGGTCGGCCTTGACTTTCTTTGCCTCACGGACCCAACTCAGGATCCGACGAACATTTCCGTTGAGATCTCCAACCGTCGGATTCATCTGCGCCATGGCAATTCGTAAGGTCTTCATTACACTCCAAGTCAACCGACACTGGTGGGGGAACACTTCGCTGACAGAGAAACGGTGCAATCCCGCCGCGGTCAGGATGTCATTCGGTCAGGCCATTACGACTAAGCAGATACGTTGATCGAAGCGGCTCGTGACTCCGCCACCCACCGATCAAACACGTCTTTGCCTAGCGGAGCCATGCAAACCTCTCCAATGCGTAGGGGCCACACGCCAATCACCTGTCCGTCCGACACCTTTTTGTCGTGAAGCATGGCCTTCCAAATCTTCGTCGACGTCGCATGAGGCATACGGTCGCTCAGCCCTGCCTCGGTCACCATACGCCGAATGGCGTCGACAACCTCACGGGCACATACACCTTGGAAACATGCGAGATCAGCCTCCTGCACCAATCCGATGCCGACGGCTTCCCCATGCACAAGTGATGTGTACCCACCCAAGGCCTCAAGCGCATGTCCGATTGTATGGCCATAGTTGAGAATTCTTCGCCGGTCGGATTCTCGCTCATCCGCCGCCACGACCTCGGCCTTGATCTCACAGGATCGTCTCACCACACTGGCCACAACCTGGGGAACCTGTTTTTGCAATGCAGGCATCTTTCGTTCAAGGTACGTAAAAAACGATTCATCTGCGATGATCCCATACTTAATCACCTCGGCCAGACCGGCGACCCACTGGCGTCTGGGCAATGTACGCAGGGTCAGCGGATCAATCCAAACTGCACGCGGCTGATAGAACGACCCGATCAGGTTTTTCCCTAGTTGATGATCGACCCCGGTCTTTCCTCCGACGCTGGAATCCACTTGCGCCACGAGCGTCGTTGGCACTTGGATATATGGAATCCCGCGTTGGTAGATCGAGGCGGCAAACCCAGTCAAATCTCCGACCACTCCACCTCCCAAGGCCAAAAGATGCGATGAGCGCTCAAACCGGTGTCGGGCCAACACATTGAGAATGTGTTCAACCGTTTGTAACGTCTTGGACCGTTCCCCAGGCGCAAGGATAATCGAGACTGGTTCAAGCCCAGCCCGCTTCGCGGTCTCAACAGTCTTCTTCAGATAGTGCTGCGCAACATGCCGATCCGTGACAATTCCGACCTTCCCCTTCAGTCCGCAGCGCTTGATTTCCCTTCCGAGCTTCTCCAGAAGCCCGGCTTGTATGGCAATCTCGTAGCTCCGATCAGCCAGTGACACCGTAACAGTTGAGCCGACAGTCATATGGCAACCTCACTAATCATCATGCCGAAGAATGTCATCATGCTTTTCACCCCAATACGCTGCGCGATCTGTCGAATGCGGAGGCATGGTAGCACAGCATCGGAGAACTAAAAAGACAGGTACATTCTGTCACGAGTGCCTACCGATCGGGATGAAACGTCCCGATGTCGTTCTATGAAAGTAAAGGCCTGCCGATGCGGGAACGCATCCGGCAGGCCTTTGCTGATCACGGATATGGAGTCAGAACTAGGTCTTGATAATGCTCGGCGTGAGGAAGATCAGCAGCTCTTGCTTAGACACTGTCTCAGACTTATTCTTGAACAACCAGCCCAACACCGGCATTCGGGACAGATAAGGAACCCCCTGCACGTTGTTCCCCTGCGTATCAACGAAGACGCCACCGATCACCATGGTTTCTCCGTCTCTGACGATCACCTGCGTCGTCGCTTCTCGCCGGTCAATGCTTGGGCCAGCTGGATTACTCCTCGCACCGACGGCATTGCGAGTCGCACGCACACGCATTAGGATTCGCTTCGATTCTTCCTTTGGATCTCGCGAGGTAATCTGTGGGGTGACATTCAATTCCAAGTTTGCATCGACAAATGTCGTTTGAGTCCCTTGCAATGATGTGGTCTGGAAAGGGATCGACTCGCCCTGGGAAATCTTGGCTTCCCGTTTATCCAACGTGGTGATTTTAGGTGCAGCGATCACCTTACTTAGTCCCAACAATTCCCCGGCCGATAGCCGCATGTCCAGAGCAAAGTCTCCGCCAAGTTTTCCAAATGTCCATCCGATCGATGGAACGGCCGGCAACCCACCGACCTGCGCCGGTAAGTTGACTAAAAAGTTTCGATCAATCGTGCTGCTTCCTGTTCCGGCAATCTGGCTAAACGGACCAGTCAGATTCGAGAGCGCGAAGAAATCCGTGGGTGTCCGGTTCCCCGCCTGGAACCCCCATTGAATCCCCAACCCACGAGCATAAACCGTATCAGCCTGAACAATGCGCGCCTCAATCTGGACTTGCGGGACCTCAAGATCAAGCCCCTCGACAAGCTGTCGAATGATTCCCAGCTTGGTTTCTGTGTCCCTCACGATCAGCGCATTACTTCCGGCATTGAACTGCATAAGCCCACGTGGGCTCAGGTTCTGTCGCAGCGAGGTCATCAATTCTTGCGCCTGAAGATTTCTGATATAGAACACCCGATCGATGAGATCCTCCGCCTTGACCTTCGAATCTTTCGCCCGTGCCTCTTCGTCTTGCTGCTTGGCAAGGTTCGCTAAAGAATCGACCCACACAATACTCCCCTGCCGAATCATACCGAGTGCATTCATTTTGAGGAGCATTTCCAGCGCTTGATCCCATGGCACACTGACCAGCTTCATGGTGACTTTCGACTTGACCCCTTCACCGACAACGATATTGAATCCGCTGACCTCCGCAATCAATCGGAGGATATTGGTGATATCAGCCTGTTGAAAGTCGAGAGAAATACGACGCCCCACATATCGGGTTTGCCCGACCACAAGATCGTCGGACCGCTCGTCTTTTTCAGGAGAAACCGCCTCTCCCTCCATTTGTACTCGCTGTATTTTGAAGTGAGTGTGCGTCGGACTTACGATGCGTGCCGTCCGTTTTACTAAGCGAGCCGGCGGTTCATACAAACCTCTCCGAGCTTTCAGAACGACGTCTGACGGGCCCTTTTTCTCGAACGCTCCCGCGACCATAGCATGGGCTCGCCGCTCGCTCGGCTTCAAGGTAATGAACACCTTGTTCCCATCACGAGTCACGGAATAAATCGGACGTTCCGGCACATCGAACACCAGTCTCACTTTGTCGGCATGATGCCCCACCCGGATCTTCTTAAGTAGATAATGATCGGCCTGCACCACTGAACGCCGAATGGTGGAGGACACAGCTGGGACATCAATAATCAGCCTCGATTCATCCAAGAAATTGGTCTCCGGAAACAATTGACCATCCCCAGCAATGACAACCGTAACTTGGTCCGACTCCGGACGAACCTCGATCGAAGTCAGGGTCTGTGCCAAATATTGCAAAGACTGACTTTCAGCTGCCATCACATCCTTCGGCTTGTTGCCGCCGTTCATCTCGTCCGCCAGGGCAGGCATTTCCCCGACCGCGATCCAGCCAGCGATAGCCAGCCCGCAGGGCATAATAAAACGTCTCGCCGCCAGGATACTGTTGATGCCGGAGAATAGTGATTTCATTCTGCACCCTCTTTGGGATGTAGGAGCTTCACATGCTCCCGTTCCTGCTTCTTGCCATACACATCCGTAAATCGCTCTTGCACGATGATGCCGCGCTCGGTCACCGCACTGACCACCCCATTGTTCTGGCCGATTCGCGTACCCCGCCGAACGGTATATCCATGTCCTTCAGGAGTCTGTACCATTGCCGTGTATCCGTAGGCCCCCCATACAACGGCAATCAGATTGAGTTCCGTCAGCGTCACGCGTTGTAACGGGGGCAGCGTGCTATCCGTTTTTCCGACTTGAAGCTCCTGGATAATAGGGGCGAACGGATCACGACGCCCAGAAGGGTCATATCCCAACCCAGTCATTCCCTCGGCTAGCGGCAATTGGGATGGATCCTGACTGTTACCCGTCGGCAAGCCCGTTTCCATCGCGGGAGGAGCGGGAGGGGGCACTTCTGGCACAGCGGGTACCTTGATCGAGTCATGTCTCATTGGCGCAATCTGTCCAGGAATGGGGGAGGGTTCGGCTTGGACATGCTCACTCCCAAGAAAAACACCCCACCAACAGAGAGCACAGGCACCGACACACTGCGCGTACCACCTGACTCTCCGCTGACCTCGCTCAACCCCTAAGAAATACATCGGTTCAGCATCCTCTATTTAGCAGCTTGCGCCAACTTTGCAGCGTGCACCGGCTGCGCCGTTCCGGAAACTGCCTTCTCCTGCGGAGCTGCATAGGCAATGAGATCAAATGTTGTTTGCGAAACAAACCGTCCCTGCTCCATCCGAGGGGAGCCCATCTTGAGCCCCGACACCGTGATAATTCTGGGCAGTCGATTGATCCGGTCAAAAAACAACGCGGCAGTATGGTACACTCCCGCCACCTCTACACTAACCGGCATCTTGACAAACAGCTTCGACGGGTCTTCAGCTTGCGCCCCAGGACGCCACAACTTGATGTCCAGTCCGAGTCGAACCCCGAGATCAGAGACCTGCTTAAGCAACATAATGGCCTCTTCTTCGGGGGGGAGGCGTTCTTTCTTCTTGGCTAATTCGATTTCCAGCTGCTTGCTTGCCGCGACTAACTCATCGAGATGTTTCACCTTAATCGTCAACGTTTGAATTTCGCTCTCCAGTTTGGTGTTCTCCGCTTCGAGGGCCGCAATACTTTCGGACTTGGGTTCCGCAATGTAGAAATAGAAGCCGGCAATCATGCCGCCGACCAGGAGCAGCAACAGAGCCACCTTTTGAGAAGCTGGCACGCTGCGGAGTGCGTCAAGGTTAAGTTGAGGCAACGCCATAGTTATCCCTTTAGGCGAAATGCCAACCGAAATTGATAGAGGTTAATTTTATTCTCCACTGCAGCCTTACTTTCTTGCAGATTAATACCGGTAAAATAATCGGTTCGGCGCAAGTTGTTCACGAATTCCACCACATCATCGTTGGTGAGCGCCTTTCCTTCCAACTCAACCGTTTCTGAAGCAACACCCAGCTTGGTCAGCCACACCTTGAGCGGGTCGAGACTCTGGCTGACGTGGTCGAGCACCTTCACAGGTCCCATTCTTGACTGTTCAAGCTGATCAATGATCCGATTTTTGTCTTCAAGGAGTTTCTTCTTTTGTTCAAAATCCTGAACTTGCTTGACCTGCTCTTTCAGTTGAGCAACCTGTTTTTCCTTCGTCTGCTTCTCCTCTTGCCTGGCTTCCAACTCGTTGTCCAGCGCGGCGGAATACCACCAGCAACCGGCCAGCGTAACCACGACTACCCCCACACCAAGGATTGCTTGGGCCCGAACATCATGCTGCGGCTTTGCTTGCCGCCCTTTCGACGTGCCAGGGAGAAGGTTAATCCGTATCATCGGTCACCCACTGCTCGTAAGGCCAACCCAACCCCAACCGCCGCTGATGGCGCAAGCTCCGCAAGGAGATCTGGGTCCATCTCACACCCAGTGGTATCGATCTCGGCGAAGGGATCAGCAATTTCCACTGGGACTTGCATTCGATCACTCAACTGCTGAATCAGTCCTTTCGCCTTGGCAACACCACCGCAGACAAGTACGCGATTGAGATCGGCATTAGCACCGGAGGTTTTGAAGTAATCCACCGTTCGAGCAATCTCGGAAGCCACCTCGGCATTTACACTATCCAGGACGTTACCGACCGACATTCCAGTGGCTTCCCCACTTCCCTCCTTCTTCTTACTTTCCTCCGCTTCTTCAAATGAGAGCCCCATTTCCCGTTGAATCGCTTCTGTGTATCTATTCCCACCCAGCGGAATGTCTCGGGTAAATAGAGAGGAGCCAGCACGTATAATGTTCACATTCATCACACTGGCGCCGAGATTGACCAAGGCAGTTGTTTCTTCTTGTGCCAATGGATAGTTGATCCCGTGCATATTTTCGATGGCGAACGCATCGACATCCATGACCATCGGAATGAGCCTAGCAGTCTTCACCAACTCCGTCAGCTCATTGATTTTGTCCTTCTTCGCCGCGACAAGAATCACCGCCATATCCCCCTGGCCATCGCTTGTCGGGTCCGGGGGCAACACATGGAAATCGATATTGACTTCGTTGATATCGAAGGGGATATATTGCTCGGCTGCCAGCTTCACTTGACCTTCAAGTTCTTCATCCGGCATAGGGGGAAGACTTATCTTTTTTACGATCACGGCATGCCCAGAAATTGAGACGGCGACGTGCTTATTCTTGATGTTTGTTTCCTCAAATAGCTCCTGAATAGCCGAGACCACGCGCCCCTCGTCCATCACGGTCCCATCGACAATCACTTCTGGTTCAAGCGGTTTCACCCCGAACTTCTGAAGAAAGTACCGTCCCTTACTTTCCTTGAGTTGTGCGACCTTAATCGCACTTGACCCAATATCAAGCCCCACAAGTTGCCGACGGGGAGTCAACATTGAGATAACGTCTGTTTCAACAAGCTTTTTTAATGAACTCAGCATGTGTCACCTGAACTCTACACGACGCGTTTCCTAGCACAAATGACTTTCTCGATTTCATCCACGTTTTTCGGTGTATAGAGTCGCCAATTCCTCCAATCGCGTGCGGGTCGTGCAATCACCCCTTCTCGTTCCCATCGGAACAATGTGGCCTTGGAAATATCGAATAATTGGCATACCTGATTCGCCTTGATTCCCTCAGTGCTCTTATTATCGATACGTTTTTTACCCTCAGTATTTACACTCAACACGCCACCCTTAATATTCACAAAGGTAAGTATAGTCAATATGCTCGACCTGTCAAGGAAACTGCTGGAAGTGACGTTCTGGTGCGGGAACTGGATCGGCAGAAGGCCAACGATGGCCTAGGATTTGTCAATATCTCTATATTTGAGGCCCACTTGGTAGCCCAGAGCTGCAAGCCGCTCACACAGATGTCCGGCAATCGCCACTGAGCGATGCCGTCCACCGGTACATCCAATTGCAATTGTGAGATAACTACGTCGCTCGCGCTGATACAGAGGAAGGAGAAACCTTAAAAGCTCTTCGACATGTTGAATTAACGCAATCGCTTCAGAGTCCTCGAGTACGAACTTACGGACCGGCTCGTCTTTGCCGGACAGCGGCTTGAGATCAGCCACAAAGAAAGGATTCTTCAAAAAACGCACATCGAACAACAGATCGATATCGTACGGGACTCCAAACTTATACCCGAATGCTAATAAGGAGATCGTCAGACGTCGATCGGACGCGTTCTGCAAAAACTCTTTCCCCAGCAGATCGCCGAGCTCATGCACCGTGAGATCCGATGTATCAATGATG from Candidatus Nitrospira nitrosa includes:
- a CDS encoding type IV pilus inner membrane component PilO, whose product is MALPQLNLDALRSVPASQKVALLLLLVGGMIAGFYFYIAEPKSESIAALEAENTKLESEIQTLTIKVKHLDELVAASKQLEIELAKKKERLPPEEEAIMLLKQVSDLGVRLGLDIKLWRPGAQAEDPSKLFVKMPVSVEVAGVYHTAALFFDRINRLPRIITVSGLKMGSPRMEQGRFVSQTTFDLIAYAAPQEKAVSGTAQPVHAAKLAQAAK
- a CDS encoding PilN domain-containing protein — protein: MIRINLLPGTSKGRQAKPQHDVRAQAILGVGVVVVTLAGCWWYSAALDNELEARQEEKQTKEKQVAQLKEQVKQVQDFEQKKKLLEDKNRIIDQLEQSRMGPVKVLDHVSQSLDPLKVWLTKLGVASETVELEGKALTNDDVVEFVNNLRRTDYFTGINLQESKAAVENKINLYQFRLAFRLKG
- the pilQ gene encoding type IV pilus secretin family protein, with the protein product MKSLFSGINSILAARRFIMPCGLAIAGWIAVGEMPALADEMNGGNKPKDVMAAESQSLQYLAQTLTSIEVRPESDQVTVVIAGDGQLFPETNFLDESRLIIDVPAVSSTIRRSVVQADHYLLKKIRVGHHADKVRLVFDVPERPIYSVTRDGNKVFITLKPSERRAHAMVAGAFEKKGPSDVVLKARRGLYEPPARLVKRTARIVSPTHTHFKIQRVQMEGEAVSPEKDERSDDLVVGQTRYVGRRISLDFQQADITNILRLIAEVSGFNIVVGEGVKSKVTMKLVSVPWDQALEMLLKMNALGMIRQGSIVWVDSLANLAKQQDEEARAKDSKVKAEDLIDRVFYIRNLQAQELMTSLRQNLSPRGLMQFNAGSNALIVRDTETKLGIIRQLVEGLDLEVPQVQIEARIVQADTVYARGLGIQWGFQAGNRTPTDFFALSNLTGPFSQIAGTGSSTIDRNFLVNLPAQVGGLPAVPSIGWTFGKLGGDFALDMRLSAGELLGLSKVIAAPKITTLDKREAKISQGESIPFQTTSLQGTQTTFVDANLELNVTPQITSRDPKEESKRILMRVRATRNAVGARSNPAGPSIDRREATTQVIVRDGETMVIGGVFVDTQGNNVQGVPYLSRMPVLGWLFKNKSETVSKQELLIFLTPSIIKT
- the rapZ gene encoding RNase adapter RapZ yields the protein MDCHLVIHEDGRNLMAQLNLVIISGLSGSGKSYALKAFEDAGYFCIDNLPPALLPTFVDLCHQQHSEIANVALGVDVRERGFFADFVGILERIKTLGHAVQVLFLEAREEVLIRRFSESRRPHPLLPHRPVGEGIRFEKERMAELRRQADRIIDTSDLTVHELGDLLGKEFLQNASDRRLTISLLAFGYKFGVPYDIDLLFDVRFLKNPFFVADLKPLSGKDEPVRKFVLEDSEAIALIQHVEELLRFLLPLYQRERRSYLTIAIGCTGGRHRSVAIAGHLCERLAALGYQVGLKYRDIDKS
- a CDS encoding pilus assembly protein PilP; this translates as MPEVPPPAPPAMETGLPTGNSQDPSQLPLAEGMTGLGYDPSGRRDPFAPIIQELQVGKTDSTLPPLQRVTLTELNLIAVVWGAYGYTAMVQTPEGHGYTVRRGTRIGQNNGVVSAVTERGIIVQERFTDVYGKKQEREHVKLLHPKEGAE
- the aroB gene encoding 3-dehydroquinate synthase: MTVGSTVTVSLADRSYEIAIQAGLLEKLGREIKRCGLKGKVGIVTDRHVAQHYLKKTVETAKRAGLEPVSIILAPGERSKTLQTVEHILNVLARHRFERSSHLLALGGGVVGDLTGFAASIYQRGIPYIQVPTTLVAQVDSSVGGKTGVDHQLGKNLIGSFYQPRAVWIDPLTLRTLPRRQWVAGLAEVIKYGIIADESFFTYLERKMPALQKQVPQVVASVVRRSCEIKAEVVAADERESDRRRILNYGHTIGHALEALGGYTSLVHGEAVGIGLVQEADLACFQGVCAREVVDAIRRMVTEAGLSDRMPHATSTKIWKAMLHDKKVSDGQVIGVWPLRIGEVCMAPLGKDVFDRWVAESRAASINVSA
- the pilM gene encoding type IV pilus biogenesis protein PilM encodes the protein MLSSLKKLVETDVISMLTPRRQLVGLDIGSSAIKVAQLKESKGRYFLQKFGVKPLEPEVIVDGTVMDEGRVVSAIQELFEETNIKNKHVAVSISGHAVIVKKISLPPMPDEELEGQVKLAAEQYIPFDINEVNIDFHVLPPDPTSDGQGDMAVILVAAKKDKINELTELVKTARLIPMVMDVDAFAIENMHGINYPLAQEETTALVNLGASVMNVNIIRAGSSLFTRDIPLGGNRYTEAIQREMGLSFEEAEESKKKEGSGEATGMSVGNVLDSVNAEVASEIARTVDYFKTSGANADLNRVLVCGGVAKAKGLIQQLSDRMQVPVEIADPFAEIDTTGCEMDPDLLAELAPSAAVGVGLALRAVGDR
- a CDS encoding MerR family transcriptional regulator, which gives rise to MNIKGGVLSVNTEGKKRIDNKSTEGIKANQVCQLFDISKATLFRWEREGVIARPARDWRNWRLYTPKNVDEIEKVICARKRVV